One window of Papaver somniferum cultivar HN1 chromosome 9, ASM357369v1, whole genome shotgun sequence genomic DNA carries:
- the LOC113311812 gene encoding small heat shock protein, chloroplastic-like: MASFLITCLSAIARKPPSMTPVFPNTTKSTVMSSTDLLDAIETESGYDSEEEVEVEEEENLMERWTAREIEEGAELKINMPGLCKEDVHVTLEETTLLIKAGKADENENPVVVVNGDKTDEENDMMMNTMISFELDLDFLKLDEMKAEMKNGVLKIFIPKIMEEKKEKLVMEIKVE; encoded by the exons ATGGCTTCTTTCTTGATCACCTGCCTCTCTGCTATTGCAAGGAAACCTCCTTCAATGACCCCTGTTTTTCCTAACACCACCAAGTCTACTGTAATGAGTAGTACTG ATTTGCTTGATGCAATTGAGACGGAGAGTGGgtatgattcagaagaagaagtagaagtagaagaagaggagAACTTGATGGAAAGATGGACTGCTCGAGAAATTGAAGAAGGTGCTGAACTGAAAATCAACATGCCTGGTCTGTGCAAAGAAGATGTTCATGTCACTCTTGAAGAAACTACTCTTTTGATCAAGGCTGGTAAAGCTGATGAAAACGAGAACCCAGTTGTTGTTGTTAATGGTGATAAAACTGATGAAGAGAATGACATGATGATGAACACCATGATAAGTTTTGAACTGGATCTTGATTTCCTCAAGCTTGATGAAATGAAAGCTGAGATGAAGAACGGTGTTCTGAAGATTTTCATTCCCAAGATCATGGAGGAGAAAAAAGAGAAGCTTGTTATGGAAATTAAGGTCGAGTAA
- the LOC113311813 gene encoding protein MAIN-LIKE 2-like, producing the protein MTITPDDAKQILNLNEGGVAVKYEYTKQLSWAQLYDLCNKYLVWYKETAYIEFNRCFSYKNRQFNMSQLINMFRGTAKKEKQGPLSDAEVDAAATAYILVVLGCIIFPNTSGNRVDANLLQLLDPLDKVAEYSWGTTTIAFLMEELRKASRLRTSQTSGNVSLFQTWIYDHYPGLELAELNPAWQRGAPRGTKYKFTKNPTRSKDEQLVNLREKLDSLKASDVCFDPYKKERAGGHIGPRSELSHYFGPLWHHTGYVMYNGSRVIRQHGA; encoded by the exons ATGACCATTACTCCAGATGATGCCAAGCAGATTCTTAATCTCAATGAGGGAGGTGTGGCTGTCAAGTATgagtacacaaagcagttaagttgggcacaactttatgatTTGTGTAACAAGTATCTTGTTTGGTATAAAGAGACCGCATACATTGAGTTCAACAGGTGCTTCTCTTACAAAAATAGACAGTTTAATATGAGCCAGTTGATCAATATGTTCCGAGGTACTGCCAAGAAAGAAAAGCAAGGACCGTTAAGTGATGCCGAAGTGGATGCCGCTGCCACCGCCTATATCTTGGTTGTATTGGGATGTATCATATTCCCCAATACGAGTGGAAACCGAGTAGACGCCAACcttctacaacttttggatcctctcgatAAGGTCGCTGAATACTCTTGGGGCACGACAACCattgcattcttgatggaagagttgagaaaagCGTCGAGGCTTAGGACTAGCCAAACTTCCGGGAACGTGAGTCTATTCCAG acatggatctatgaccactaccCCGGTCTGGAATTAGCAGAGCTGAACCCAGCGTGGCAGAGAGGTGCACCGAGAGGAACAAAGTACAAGTTCACAAAGAACCCTACAAGGTCAAAGGACGAGCAGTTGGTTAACTTGAGGGAGAAATTAGACTCACTAAAGGCCTCAgatgtatgctttgatccatacaagaaAGAGCGAGCTGGTGGACATATAGGGCCTCGTTCCGAGTTGTCccattattttggaccattgtggcaccacACAGGTTATGTGATGTACAATGGCTCTAGGGTGATTCGACAACATGGTGCTTGA